Proteins encoded together in one Chitinophaga sp. LS1 window:
- the purS gene encoding phosphoribosylformylglycinamidine synthase subunit PurS, producing MTFTAHINVMPLKELLDPQGKAVMSGLKNLGITQINDVRIGKHITLHIEAATKEEAQTLAENACQKLLANQVMESFEVTIQ from the coding sequence ATGACGTTTACTGCACATATCAACGTGATGCCACTGAAAGAATTACTGGATCCACAGGGGAAAGCGGTAATGAGTGGTTTAAAGAATCTTGGCATTACCCAGATCAATGATGTGAGAATCGGAAAACATATTACGCTGCATATAGAAGCTGCTACAAAAGAAGAAGCACAGACCCTGGCTGAGAACGCCTGTCAGAAACTGCTGGCTAACCAGGTAATGGAATCTTTTGAAGTAACTATTCAATAA
- a CDS encoding CDP-alcohol phosphatidyltransferase family protein: MKQLPNILTLGNLFCGALAIIYILHAPQYIAEFNGHDYAVTNPAPVYWASGLVVLAAIFDFLDGLAARLLKLGSPFGKELDSLADMVTFGVVPGMIFFRLLRSAYMQMPDVFDVSYVNLAPALLVPCFAAFRLAKFNLDTRQSENFIGVPTPAVGLLVASFPLIMLYNPYNLAHYLQNIWLLYIMIAVLCYLMVAEMPMLSMKFRNFNPTQNWPRFLLLILAILAIPVLKFATVPFVFVVYVLLSVAARPATTAK, encoded by the coding sequence ATGAAACAACTTCCTAACATCCTTACACTGGGTAATTTGTTTTGCGGTGCGCTGGCAATCATTTACATCCTGCATGCACCACAATACATCGCCGAATTCAATGGACATGACTACGCCGTAACAAATCCTGCACCTGTCTACTGGGCATCCGGGCTGGTAGTACTGGCTGCGATATTTGACTTTCTGGATGGGTTGGCTGCACGCCTGTTGAAACTAGGTTCCCCATTTGGAAAGGAGCTGGATTCACTGGCAGATATGGTGACGTTTGGCGTAGTGCCGGGTATGATCTTCTTCCGTTTGTTGCGTAGTGCTTATATGCAGATGCCGGATGTATTTGACGTATCTTATGTCAACCTGGCTCCGGCCTTGCTGGTGCCTTGTTTTGCAGCATTCCGGCTGGCTAAGTTCAACCTGGATACCCGTCAGTCAGAGAATTTCATTGGGGTTCCTACCCCGGCAGTAGGGCTGCTGGTAGCGTCTTTCCCATTGATCATGCTGTACAATCCGTATAATCTGGCGCACTACCTGCAAAATATCTGGCTCCTGTATATTATGATAGCTGTGCTTTGTTACCTGATGGTGGCAGAGATGCCGATGCTGAGCATGAAGTTCAGGAATTTTAATCCTACACAGAACTGGCCACGGTTTTTACTGTTGATATTAGCAATATTGGCAATACCAGTATTGAAATTTGCAACAGTGCCGTTTGTATTTGTTGTGTATGTCTTATTATCAGTGGCGGCACGCCCTGCTACAACAGCTAAGTAA